From the genome of Triticum aestivum cultivar Chinese Spring chromosome 3B, IWGSC CS RefSeq v2.1, whole genome shotgun sequence, one region includes:
- the LOC123072808 gene encoding pentatricopeptide repeat-containing protein At3g48250, chloroplastic: MAAPPAHLRRLLLPHLRRNRLFSALTDTPAPASDAILYSLRGLAKDPPQALSLFRRAAAAGHPLGPAAYNLMLRTLASTPAAAQAHFWPFLRDMDAAGHSVDQGTYLAALASFKRASLATDYATLSARLAKSRADHAAAGGTPLTALADAVRGLDLDQAGSDEELEEKLEGVAEQLLPLTEATVAGVLREARDVPAKALAFFRWAGRQRGYEHGSVAYNAMARVLGREESQREFWELVQEMKAGELHIDIDTYMKLSRQFQKRHMMTEAVELYELMMDGPYKPAQQDGPLLLRRIAMGPEPDLELVYRVVRKFEAVYEFKTKHVFDGIHRALTSNGRFEEAAEIVERMRAAGHQPDNITYSQLVFGLCKAAKCDEARQVLDEMEAEGCTPDLKTWTMLIQGNCAAGEVDKALQYLTEMIGKDLEADADLLDVMVKGLCRQDKIDAAYTLFVEMVDTAKLTPWQGTYKHIIAELLRVKKLEEALGLLKSMKAQKFPPFADPFPSNIAEYGTLEDARDFLKALKGSSNNYPQPPIYVQMFKAFFAEGRYSEAQDLLYKCPIHIRRHHDITELFEPKKVQATA; the protein is encoded by the coding sequence ATGGCGGCGCCGCCGGCacacctccgccgcctcctcctgccgCACCTCCGCCGCAACCGCCTCTTCTCCGCCCTCACCGACACCCCTGCCCCGGCCTCAGACGCCATCCTCTACTCGCTCCGCGGCCTCGCCAAGGACCCGCCCCAGGCGCTGTCCCTCTTCCGGCGCGCGGCGGCCGCGGGCCACCCGCTCGGCCCCGCGGCGTACAACCTCATGCTGCGCACGCTCGCCTCCACCCCGGCCGCCGCGCAGGCCCACTTCTGGCCCTTCCTCCGCGACATGGACGCCGCCGGCCACTCCGTCGACCAGGGCACCTacctcgccgccctcgcctccTTCAAGCGCGCCAGCCTAGCCACCGACTACGCCACCCTCTCCGCGCGCCTCGCCAAGTCCCGGGCCGAccacgccgccgccggcggcacccCCCTCACCGCCCTCGCCGACGCCGTCCGCGGGCTCGACCTCGACCAGGCGGGGTCGGACGAGGAGCTCGAGGAGAAGCTGGAGGGCGTCGCCGAGCAGCTGCTGCCGCTGACCGAGGCGACCGTGGCCGGGGTGCTGCGGGAGGCGCGGGACGTCCCGGCCAAGGCGCTCGCTTTCTTCCGGTGGGCTGGCCGGCAGAGGGGGTACGAGCACGGGTCCGTTGCCTACAACGCGATGGCGAGGGTGCTCGGCCGGGAGGAGTCACAGCGGGAGTTCTGGGAGCTGGTGCAGGAGATGAAGGCCGGCGAGCTGCACATCGACATCGACACCTACATGAAGCTCTCCCGGCAGTTCCAGAAGCGCCACATGATGACCGAGGCCGTCGAGCTCTACGAGCTCATGATGGACGGCCCCTACAAGCCCGCGCAGCAGGACGGGCCGCTGCTCCTCCGGCGCATCGCCATGGGGCCGGAGCCCGACCTTGAGCTGGTCTACCGCGTCGTGAGGAAGTTCGAGGCCGTCTACGAGTTCAAGACCAAGCACGTGTTTGACGGGATCCACAGGGCGCTCACCAGCAATGGCAGGTTTGAGGAGGCCGCGGAGATCGTGGAGAGGATGAGAGCCGCTGGCCACCAGCCGGACAACATCACGTATAGCCAGCTGGTCTTTGGGCTGTGCAAGGCCGCCAAGTGCGATGAAGCTCGCCAGGTGCTCGATGAAATGGAGGCTGAGGGTTGCACGCCGGACTTGAAGACCTGGACCATGTTGATCCAAGGGAACTGTGCGGCTGGGGAGGTGGACAAGGCTCTGCAGTACTTGACAGAGATGATCGGGAAGGACTTGGAGGCGGACGCCGATTTGCTGGATGTCATGGTGAAAGGTCTGTGCAGACAGGACAAGATTGACGCGGCTTACACTTTGTTTGTTGAGATGGTGGACACTGCCAAGTTGACCCCCTGGCAAGGCACTTACAAGCATATCATTGCCGAGTTGCTGAGGGTGAAGAAACTCGAGGAGGCACTGGGCCTTCTTAAATCAATGAAAGCCCAGAAGTTCCCACCTTTTGCAGACCCCTTCCCTTCAAACATCGCTGAATACGGGACGCTTGAAGATGCCAGGGACTTTCTCAAGGCCTTGAAAGGATCGTCTAATAACTATCCGCAGCCCCCTATCTATGTGCAGATGTTCAAGGCATTCTTTGCGGAGGGGAGATACTCAGAAGCTCAGGATTTACTCTACAAATGCCCCATCCATATCCGCAGGCATCATGACATCACCGAGCTGTTTGAACCAAAAAAAGTTCAGGCTACTGCTTGA